CCTCTTGACAGTATACGCAGATTGCGTATACCGTAGTCATGAAAGCGGTTTTTGTCGAACTGCCCGTGTTCTCCCGGTTACGCCAGAACTACCTTGATGACGAGGGGTTTCGAGCACTCCAAGCCACTCTCATGGGCAATCCCATGGCGGGCGACGTCATCCAGGGGTCAGGCGGCCTGCGGAAAGTTCGGCATGGGGGCACTCGTCGAGGTCAGGGGAAACGGGGCGGGTTACGTATCATCTATTACTGGTACTCGTTAGGCGCGCAGTTTTGGTTGTTCACCGTCTATGACAAGAACGAAGCGAGCGACCTGACGGCCAAGGAACGTCACACTCTGAAAGTCCTGTTGGACGCTGAATTAAAGGCAAGGGGTACCCTGTGAAAAAAGAGAAGCGCGACATCTTTGCGGAAATCCGTGAAGGGTTTGTGGCACTAGCCGATGAACGGGCCGGGAAAATCACCCTCACTCGTCACTCCATAGATGTCAAACCGACGCCCATCGTCACGGCCGAGGAGATTCTGGCCCTGCGCGAGCGACTCAATATCTCGCGCACCGTCTTCGCGCGTACCCTGCGCACTAATGTCCGCACCCTGGAAAATTGGGAACAAGGCCGGGCACGGCCTAATGCCCAAGCC
The DNA window shown above is from Acidiferrobacter sp. SPIII_3 and carries:
- a CDS encoding toxin, encoding MKAVFVELPVFSRLRQNYLDDEGFRALQATLMGNPMAGDVIQGSGGLRKVRHGGTRRGQGKRGGLRIIYYWYSLGAQFWLFTVYDKNEASDLTAKERHTLKVLLDAELKARGTL
- a CDS encoding DNA-binding transcriptional regulator: MKKEKRDIFAEIREGFVALADERAGKITLTRHSIDVKPTPIVTAEEILALRERLNISRTVFARTLRTNVRTLENWEQGRARPNAQAALLIRMVENYPDTVERLARLS